taataataattaatcagaaaatattgtgctgatgcacgaaagatgcctccagttgaaatgcattagtttaaaaaaacgtgctgcaatcatgaaaataaggaaataaacgtgtgcctgccacgaataaatagattaaattacgtgacaaaatcacgaactgccgtgagactgggtttccgtgtgtggaccacggaagatgagtgtcattgacttgcgttagagttatccgtgatctcagcacagactcactccgtgctcctatcacagattttagttaggctaacagaatcaagtgaatctgtatgatggcaggacaatgcaatagttacaataacagtcaggttggtcatggtatttggtgttgaaaaaaataaatacttcaaatgttgcgtttccagatgagatagcacgtccattgagtgaggtctgtactccatcactgaaacgatccgtgtacggaccacggaagatgagtgtcattgacttgcgttagagttatccgtgatctaagcacagactcactccgtgctcctatcacagattttagttctgactatagccaaaatgtgtgtaaaacgccatcaaactggattttatgatgacaggacgagaaaaaatggcaagttaattacatgccattgcaacagtgtcgacgaaaagcttgtaagttcctaaacaagtgagtgaggtcaggttgtggaggtccgtgccatcacgggacttttgtaactgaaacaaacgtaatttttatgatgacaggacaatgcaataactacaacagctgtctggttaatgtcattatggcatttgatattggaaaagaaacaaatacgtcaaatgttgcgtttccaaatgagaaagcacgtccgttcagcgagttctgtactccgtcattgaaacgggtatccgtgtgtggatcacgggaggtcagtgtcattgacttgcgttggagaaatatccgtggccgggtcacggaatttggggcaattccgtgatggcttcacggattttgagttaaggacccgtggacatttcacggaattctgtgagaccaggctgcacgatcgtgtgttggaaccgcaggcggtgagtaaaactgcttcaaatatctctgtgttgttaacttagctatcagcgcataagcacatcaagtaaacaacatgcgatgtagtcatcaaactgcactttccacatgtacagcttaaaaaaaaaaaaaaaaaaaaaaaaaaaagacgacaaagtggaacttagtcattttccaaaaccgctaagcaaatatatacagtttcagtacataccacatagagaagcctttgctgatgctgctcttgttaaatttcagcctctggatctgtgtcacagcttccaaacgctctcaactcaaaagcctactggtgctcgtgattctttagctccgcccacacgtcacgcctctagacgctcgtgtttttccgggaaaaatcggtacagactatctttctcttatgaatataataaaactaaagactttttggagttatgaaggatgcagtactactctataggtactcaagattaacaggatattgagtgaaaacgagcatttcacccaccctttaagtttccttttaaaaaatgaggaaaacacatctcttggttttattagtaaaatgtccttattattttctataaaaaaactgaataacaattttttttaatgaaatctacacatttttaattatcaccttaacttttttatgaaaataacaaGACCCACGatcaattttttacagtgtacagatcTTTTCATTACATGTTACCCCAAGAACATGTTAATATGCAAGTTAGATACAATGTATAGATACATTACATGAGTTTTACACACGTAAGGCATAAAGTAAAATAGTATATCTAACTGTGCTGTAATATCCTTCATAAcagtcaattattattattattaatggtttcAGTaggatatatgttttttttttcatgtttcattttattattattattattatttttatttgcatgttttgtgaTAGCTTCTCATCCTATTGGAACTTCCAGGAACATATTTATTGATTATACCCAAAATCACTAAATGTTTTGAACTGTCATGTGCAATATACAAATTTAGTGTGCAATAAGCTTTTCTTAAACCactttaattttctgttttatcATGGTTCGTGTCCTGATAACATCaaaatatatgtgaataaaaaTGTTCATGAGGAATgactcttttttaaaaaaatgtctgcatTATTAGGTGGTAAATCTTGAAAAACATTTGACAGCTGAACTATTCAGATTTATTGCTGAAGaatatttaaaatcacttttttaatattttctatagTCTTTAAAACTTAAGAGGTTATATATTATTGTCTAAGTATACATTTTCTTATgaaataatacagtttttcttttttctaatgtTTTCCCGTAACCATTCTTGCGTTTCAGCCTCTCTCCTCTGTTTCTGTTGTTCCAGCTGAAGAATTGTTTTTGATATTTCTTGCTTCTCTCTTTCAAACCTCTGCCTCTCCGTCTCCATTCTCTGACTATGATGAGACGCTTCATTTTTTCTCTTTAACTTCTCCTTCTCCATGTATTGTTGATGTTTTAACTGCTCTTCTCTCTGTTTTTGCCTCTCTAGCTCCATCAACTTTTGATGTTCTGCAGCCTGGGCATGCAATGCTTTCTGTGTCCTTTCTTCCTCTTGTCTCCACTCATGTCTTTCAATTTGCATGTGCTCCAGCATAGTAACCATAATGAGgttgttttttgtcatttgttcATGCAGCTGTGTTTCTCTTAGGCTTAGGCGCTGCTGCTCCTGTTGCATGAGATTAATCAATCTTTGAAACTCAGCCTCTCTGGCTCTCATCTCTCTACTAGCAGCTTCAGCTTTCCGTTGTAGCTCAGTCTCTCTTCTCTTATATTGCTCCAGTAGCTGGTACGTTGAGTTGGTGTAGCATCCACCGCCATTGTCCTGAACCATGTTTTGTAtctttttaaggagtttggacaCTTGTAAATAGCTTCTATCTTTATTGTTGAAAACATGGCATCTGCCTCCACATTTGTCAATTAAGGCTTTGAGATCTGCTGTAGCCTCTCTCAGATAGTCCTCAAAGGTTGTGTCCTCCAGGGCATCCCCCTTTGTGAACAAAATCAATGTGTATCTTGTAGCTCCTTCCCCAAAGATCTCCTGTAGCTGCTGGACTGTTTGCTTCTCTTCGTTTGTGAAGCGATTGCCAATCGCCAGGATGAAAAGAAAGACATGAGGACCAGGGTACGACATGTCGATGCATTTCACCGTGGCCTCTGTGAGCTCAGCCTCGGAGAGCTCTGTGTCACACCAGCCTGGAGTGTCCACAACTGTGATCGTTAACCCATCAAAAACAGTGGTGGCCAAACTGCATTGCTTCGTCACAGACTTAGAGCTTGCTGCTTTGTGAAAATGATCTCTTCCAAGGATGGTGTTACCAGTAGCACTTTTCCCAACGCCTGTTTTACCTATAAGGACAATCCTAATTTCTTGTGCTAGATAGACCAAGAAAGAAAAtacaacagtataaaataaaattatttctatataataaaatattaacaacgtattaataatgtcttttttagaatgtatttgtatttaaataaaattatcttaGCAGTGTGaggaaaataaaacatgttttttacaaTTAAGGAACtaaatatctatataaaataatataatataatataatataatatatcacatTATTAATGTGTGGCAGACAAGATCTAAAATGATCAAATAGGAACATTCAAAAAAAGCTCAAttagaaaaaaagagtaaataataataacagtaatcatCTGCTACAGACCTGAGAGCTGTGCACTCATTTTGGCTCAGTTTAACAGAGACCCATAAGAGACACACTTGAGGAATATTAAAGAGAGACACTACAAGAGAATTTATACTGTGTTCTTTGTTCCAGCCCCTTTTAGATATTGGCAGTTTGACAAATTACTGTCTCAACTAGAAACTGAAAGccaaccaaaccaaaccaatgcATTTTAGCAAACTTCCACAAGACATTAGGTAAAAGATGTTTGTCTCTTcctaaatcaacaacaaaaacaaaaacaaacacaatatttcatttcatgtc
The sequence above is drawn from the Carassius auratus strain Wakin unplaced genomic scaffold, ASM336829v1 scaf_tig00032588, whole genome shotgun sequence genome and encodes:
- the LOC113080936 gene encoding GTPase IMAP family member 4-like; translated protein: MSAQLSAQEIRIVLIGKTGVGKSATGNTILGRDHFHKAASSKSVTKQCSLATTVFDGLTITVVDTPGWCDTELSEAELTEATVKCIDMSYPGPHVFLFILAIGNRFTNEEKQTVQQLQEIFGEGATRYTLILFTKGDALEDTTFEDYLREATADLKALIDKCGGRCHVFNNKDRSYLQVSKLLKKIQNMVQDNGGGCYTNSTYQLLEQYKRRETELQRKAEAASREMRAREAEFQRLINLMQQEQQRLSLRETQLHEQMTKNNLIMVTMLEHMQIERHEWRQEEERTQKALHAQAAEHQKLMELERQKQREEQLKHQQYMEKEKLKRKNEASHHSQRMETERQRFEREKQEISKTILQLEQQKQRREAETQEWLRENIRKKKNCIIS